CATTTATGAGCGGTGTGTCTATGTGTGTTGCATTGTGAGTCATGGTCATGGACTTTGTATTGATACCTTTCATTTCGATCTAAGTTCTCGAATTCCATCCATTCTTGTTGTATTTATGCCCGCATTTGTTTGTTCCCGGATACCATGTATCCCGATTGAAGTCCCGCTACTGGTCGTCACGGTCCCACTCTCGCTTCTAGTGGGAAAGAAAATACGGCAACAAAATAGGCAGGGGATTTCCTGCCCATTTCGTCTGTTATCCCTAATGATAGCTGTGTGATCTTCATCATGCATTTAGATCCGGTCCTTCATACCATCTTCCGTGCCACCCATATTTATTAGATTGTATATTCTTTCTCTAATACCTCCCATGTAAGTATGGGCTCATTGAGAAAACGAAGTACCATATGCTCTTCATAGACCCATCCCACTGAGAGCACTTTCTGCCTCTAGTGCATGAAAGTAAGAAGGGTTGTCATAACTTAAATATGATCTCCATCTAGGTATACCAATTCAGTCCTCATAAAATCTGGTCATTGTCTTCCGGTTTTTCACCTTAGGGATTGATTAATGGGTATAACTTTAAAAAAAGTAGAAGATTGATATTATCGGGTCGCAGCTATTACGTGGTGATTTGGTGTATGTGTAACGATATTATTTTTGAGAAAAGATGGTTTACCTCGTTTATGCAGGTTAGATTTAGAGGAGCATAATGGTTGTCTTTGGATATTTTTAGCAAGAATGGATGGTGAAGCAACAATATATTGTGCTTTTGATTTAttccttttatttatttattttttcttATTATTTGCTCAGCTTGGATCTGGAAGATGCTGTAAAGCTTAGCAATATATGTTGCTGAGATCTGAATTTATTTATTTAGAAAAATGTTGGGCGCTGAGAACACAATTAGTTGCCCACGCTCTTGCAGCCATCACCTGATCCCCATCAACCTTGGCATGTTTGTGCAGTATTGCACTAGAAGAGCTGCCCATCCCGGCACAGCATGTAGTATTGAGCATTATTGATAACTTTCTTACCACTCTTCTTGCGCTTCCTCACGTTTATTTTTATTTCTTTTGTTGAATACACAAGAGATTTTGCGCATCATTGTACTAAGATAGAAGAACAAACAGAGTTTACACGACGCGTTGCCGCGCTGGCTGGTCTAAATTGATTACAAATTAATAACTACCAGCTGAAAAAACACAATAACTTCACAGCCTATTACTCAGAAACTAAACAACCCAGGTTCTTTGCTCCGGCATCGATCCAGAGCTCGACTTCTCTTCGAATGCTCGCCAGTAGACCACAACCAACACATTGGAAGAATAATTTGTTGTTGTTTTTCCTTAGTGAAGCTCCATATTTTTTTCCCAGAAAATCATGTGTTGATCGTTCAGCTGCCAGCATTAATCTTTCCTTATCGAACTTCAGAAGTCTGCAATTGAGCTTAACTTCTTTGCATTTGAAAAACAAATGGCCTGCATCTTCATCCAACCGGTGGCACATGGGGCAAATTATATCAAGGTGGCTTCTTCTTGCAAAGTTACGCCTAACCTGTAGCGAATTATGAACCAATTGCCTAACAAAAATCTTAAACTTTATTTGCCAGTTTGCCACATCCAACTTCCATGTTTCTTCCAGTAACAGTTGACAGGTTCAGTGCTAGAGCAGGACACATCAACATTGTTTTCACGATATTTAATCTTTAAAAAAACGATATTTGAGCCATTTGCCCAGAGCGTTGGCTGATTTGACTGAGAAAAATTCCAATGGGATCCAGGTGCCAATCTGGGAAAACTTACGGCCGCCGTTGGTCAGCAGCCTAGCAGTATTCAATTAAAAATACTAGGAGAAGGACTTTGAGTCCGACATGCAACAGAAGTCACAATCAGACGGCTGATCTGATACAAGCATTTCAATTGGATTCTGGCCCGTAGATTGTTTACTTTAGACCCCTATATTATATATACCAAGTGTAAAAACCTCTCCACTCAGACCAGAAACAGGAGACCTGCCGTGTGCTCCTGGAGGTGTCCGGTTTCTTCTCTTCATCAGTGTCTGCATTTTCTTTCAGATTCAAGTTCTTGCCTGTTGCAATTTGCAAACCTCGTCATGTCAATTGGGCACATGCAGTCGAGCTTCTTACTTGGTTCAGCACTGCAGGTAATCTCTGGTTTACTTGATTGGCCTTCTGCTACATCGAGTGGCATTGTTTCATAGGATTCAACCATTTTGCAGATGACAGAGGTCACACGGGCAGGTTCTAGGCGACCCAGCAGGCTCTTCGTTCTGACACTTGGGGCTCTGCTGGTCATGTCCTGCGGGGCTGGAAGCGTCAGCCGCGCCACCCTCGGCGGGGAGGACGGCGCGGACCTGCGCTCCCTCCTCGACTTCAAGCGCGAGATCACCAACGACCCACGAGGTGCTCTGAGCGCGTGGAACGCCAGCGCCCACTTCTGCCTCTGGAACGGCGTCCGATGCAGCGGCCGAACGCGCCGCGTCGTGGCGCTGGACCTGGCCGGGCATGGCCTCTCGGGGCAGATCGCCGCCTCGCTCGGGAACCTGTCGTCCCTCGCCACCCTCAACCTCTCCACCAACGGTTTCTCCGGCCCGATACCTCCTCACCTCGGCCGCCTCGCCGAGCTCCGGTCGCTTGACCTGAGCTACAACACCTTGCAGGGGAGTATCCCGGGCGCGCTCACAAACTGTTCCATCCTGAGGAGACTAAACCTGTCGAGGAACTTCCTCGTGGGGCGAATTCCCGCGGAGATCGGCAGGCTATCCAACCTGACGTCTCTGAGCCTTCGCTTCAACAACCTCACCGGGATCATCCCGCCGGAGCTCTGCAACGCCACTTCCCTGAAAGAGCTCCGTCTCACGTACAACAAGCTCGGCGGTAGCATTCCTGAAGGGATTGGGAAGCTGACAGAGCTGAGGACGCTGTCGCTAGCAGTGAATAGGATTTCCGGTGGGATCCCTGAAAGCCTCCTCAATCTATCTCTGCTTCAGCTGCTAAGCCTGACAGGCAATAGGTTACATGGTCAGTTGCCGCCTGCAATCGGTCACGCCTTCCCTAACCTCCAATTTCTTGATCTGGCTACCAACATGTTTGAGGGTCATGTCCCAGCATCTCTAGGCAACCTTTCCTCGATCCAAGAGATGGATTTAGAAAAAAATCGGTTTAGAGGGAAAATCCGAGTTCCATTTGGCATGCTTCCTGACCTCGTTCGTATGGACCTGGAGCTAAACAGTCTCGAAGCAAAGGACAGTGCAGATTGGGAGTTCTTCAGTGCACTCCGTAACTGCAGCCACCTGCAAATGCTCGGGCTCTACGGGAACCAGCTGCAGGGAGTCGTGCCAAGTTACATCGGTAACCTTTCGTCCTCTCTTCGATacatatctttgggtggtgatTACAATTTGTCAGGCGTTCTCCCCTCAAGCATAGGGAACCTTCGCAACTTGAACTGGATTGCATTTGGCCACACCAGTGTAGCAGGGACAATCGGAGAATGGATTGGGAGGCTGGAAAACTTGCAAGGTTTATATGTTCCAAGGAACAATTTCGTGGGTACTATTCCATCATCTGTAGGAAATCTTACCAAGTTGGTAGCTATCAATCTGTACGGCAATGGTTTCACAGGTCTCATACCGTCCACCGTAGGAGACCTTCCGCAACTATCGGTCTTGAGTCTTGGTCGCAACGATTTCCACGGCACTATGCCCAAGGAGATTCTTAGAACAGCCACGTTAACCAAATGCTTGGTATACGACAACAATTTGGAAGGCCCGATTCCTGGTTTTGGTAGTCTTCAGCAGCTCACATGGCTAGACCTTTCATCCAACAAGCTTTCAGGGGAAATCCCTGCATCTCTAGGCACATGTCAACAGTTGCAAACCATCCAGATGGGCCAGAACTTCCTCTCAGGAAGCATCCCAGCGTCTTTGGGAAATCTTATAAACTTGGCAATGCTCAATCTTTCCCAAAACAATTTATCAGGCACCATTCCAACTGCTCTAAGCGATCTTCAACTTCTGTCCCAGTTGGATCTGTCTAACAATCATCTAGAAGGAGAGATACCAAGGACAGGGGTATTCAGGAATGTTACAGGCATTTCACTCCAAGGCAACTGGGGCCTATGTGGAGGAGTAGGGGAGCTACACATGCCTTTATGCCCGGTTGTTCCTCATGAACAAACAAGACGAAGCAAAACATTGGTTAAAATTTTGGTCCCCACACTTGGTTTTCTGGTGCTTATGGTACCGGTATATTTAAAATTAATCAGAAAGAGGACATCGAGAATTCAGCTATCACTACCAGGCGAGCAATTTCCTAGAGTTACTTATAAGGCTCTAGTGCAAGCCACAGATAATTTTGCAGAGTTTAACTTGATTGGGAGAGGAAGCTCCGGTTCGGTATACAGAGGAAGGTTAACCCAACCAAACAAGCTTGTGGCTGTAAAGGTTTTTCACCTTGACATGCAAGACGCAGCCAGAAGTTACATGGCAGAATGTAAAGCTTTGAGAAACATTCGGCATAGGAATCTCCTTCCGATTTTGACAGCATGCTCTACAATTGATAACAGGGGAAAAGATTTCAAAGCTCTAGTTTATGAGTACATGGCCAACGGCAACTTGGACACTTGGCTGCACCCAACAGGCGACGGACATGTTCTACATCGACTGGGCCTAACTCAAAGGATAGACATAGCTGTTGATATAGCTGATgcattgcaatatctacaccACGACTGTCAGAGCCCTATCATCCACTGTGATTTGAAGCCCAGCAATATCCTTCTGGATGATGACATGATTGCTCACTTGGGAGACTTCGGCATCGCAAGGTTCTACCGTAGATCCATGTTGGCATCAGGACGAGATTTGGGTTCGGTAGCTTCAATCGGTTTGAAGGGAACTATAGGCTATATAGCTCCAGGTACTTTTTTTCCTTCTATCCATAACTACTGTTTCTCTACAAACCAAAATCATTATTATTTACCTTTCCAAAAAATCATTATTATTTACACGAATGTCACCTTCTGCTGCACTTCTGAGTTGATATTCAGAGTATGCTCGAGGAAGCAATATTTCAATTTCTGGAGATGTGTACAGTTTCGGAGTAGTACTGATGGAGATGCTGACAGGAAAAAGGCCAACTGATCCTGTGTTCTGCAATGGACTTACCATCGTCGATTTCGTCAAGAAGAGTTATCAGCATGAGGCACTTCATATCCTTGACGCTTGTCTCCAAGAAGAATGCCACGAGCTCCCCCGATCAAACATGGAAGAAGATGACAG
The sequence above is drawn from the Panicum hallii strain FIL2 chromosome 7, PHallii_v3.1, whole genome shotgun sequence genome and encodes:
- the LOC112900769 gene encoding receptor kinase-like protein Xa21 encodes the protein MKEDIEALNFGIKQLHISLNSRCLQLFNLTANWLIHHHFYLRCKFVMWAEEYSEGRGDVRWEQIAEHDSSSCLLQFANLVMSIGHMQSSFLLGSALQMTEVTRAGSRRPSRLFVLTLGALLVMSCGAGSVSRATLGGEDGADLRSLLDFKREITNDPRGALSAWNASAHFCLWNGVRCSGRTRRVVALDLAGHGLSGQIAASLGNLSSLATLNLSTNGFSGPIPPHLGRLAELRSLDLSYNTLQGSIPGALTNCSILRRLNLSRNFLVGRIPAEIGRLSNLTSLSLRFNNLTGIIPPELCNATSLKELRLTYNKLGGSIPEGIGKLTELRTLSLAVNRISGGIPESLLNLSLLQLLSLTGNRLHGQLPPAIGHAFPNLQFLDLATNMFEGHVPASLGNLSSIQEMDLEKNRFRGKIRVPFGMLPDLVRMDLELNSLEAKDSADWEFFSALRNCSHLQMLGLYGNQLQGVVPSYIGNLSSSLRYISLGGDYNLSGVLPSSIGNLRNLNWIAFGHTSVAGTIGEWIGRLENLQGLYVPRNNFVGTIPSSVGNLTKLVAINLYGNGFTGLIPSTVGDLPQLSVLSLGRNDFHGTMPKEILRTATLTKCLVYDNNLEGPIPGFGSLQQLTWLDLSSNKLSGEIPASLGTCQQLQTIQMGQNFLSGSIPASLGNLINLAMLNLSQNNLSGTIPTALSDLQLLSQLDLSNNHLEGEIPRTGVFRNVTGISLQGNWGLCGGVGELHMPLCPVVPHEQTRRSKTLVKILVPTLGFLVLMVPVYLKLIRKRTSRIQLSLPGEQFPRVTYKALVQATDNFAEFNLIGRGSSGSVYRGRLTQPNKLVAVKVFHLDMQDAARSYMAECKALRNIRHRNLLPILTACSTIDNRGKDFKALVYEYMANGNLDTWLHPTGDGHVLHRLGLTQRIDIAVDIADALQYLHHDCQSPIIHCDLKPSNILLDDDMIAHLGDFGIARFYRRSMLASGRDLGSVASIGLKGTIGYIAPEYARGSNISISGDVYSFGVVLMEMLTGKRPTDPVFCNGLTIVDFVKKSYQHEALHILDACLQEECHELPRSNMEEDDSAYQCLLSLIEVALSCACQVPSERMSMRETAAKLHAIKMSYRAWRGS